From the Chryseobacterium sp. G0201 genome, the window GCGCAAGAGTAAACATCGCGACAACAGAATCAGCGGCTTACAAAGCAATGATGGGATTAGAAGGATATCTTCAGACGATTTCTTTAAACCATATTCAAAAAGAATTAATTAAAATCAGAGCTTCACAAATCAATGGATGTGCATTTTGTTTGGATATGCACACAAAAGATGCGATTAAATATGGGGAAACTCCACAAAGAATCTATCTTTTAAACGCCTGGAGGGAAGCTTTGGAGCTTTACACAGAAGAAGAGCAAGTTTTGTTGGCAATGACGGAAGAAATCACTTTGATCAGCCAAAAAGGCTTAACTGAAGAAACATATTACAAAGCAAACCAATTGTTTGACGAAAAACAAATCGCACAGATCATCATGGCAATTGTAACAATCAACGGCTGGAACAGAATTGCAATAAGTACTCACATGCCGATTGCAAAATAAATTTTTAAGAACAAGTAATTTACCAAAAAGCGCTTCCCAATGTTGAGAAGCGCTTTTTCTTATGACGAAGCGATCTTTCAGTACACTAACATATAAGTTAACCACACACTTTGTCATCCTAGAAGGATCTAAATGGTTTAAAGTATGATTTTTATTAAAAAATATAGAGATTGCTTTACTTCGACAGGCTCAGCATAAACTTGCTTCGCTCCTCGCAATGACGGTGTATATTAAAGTTTACCCAATTCAGAATTGATAAAATCCAATTCTTCCTGAGAAAGATCGAAAGACATTGCTTTTGCGTTTTCTATAGCTTGTTGAGCATTTCTCGCTCCTGCCAAAACAACGGTGAGTGCGGGTTGTAAAGTCGTCCAGCGCAAAACTAATTGAGAAAGGGTAGCTCCTTTTTCCTGAGCAATCGGTTCTATTTTTTCTAAGAAAATTTTTACTTTATTAAGATCAAACTGAGAAAAATATCCGTTTCTGTGATCGTTTTCTTTTAATTTGTCTTCTTTGAAATATTTTCCTGTCAAAAGACCTCTTTCCATCGGGCTGTACACAATAATTCCAGAATTATTTTCCAAAGAATAAGGAACCAAATCATTTTCAATCGCGCGGTTCAGCATACTGTAAGAAACCTGATTGCTTGCCAAATTCAGCGTTCTGTTAGCTTCCTGCATTTGTTCAACCCTATAATTACTTACTCCGGCTGAAAGAATTTTTCCTTGCTGGATCAATAATTCCATAGCTTCCATAGTTTCGCAGATACAAGTCGTGCTGTCCGGCCAGTGAAGCTGTAGAAGATCGATGTAATCTGTTCCCAGTCTTTTCAAACTTTCTTCAACCTCCTTAATAATATTCTCTTTTGAAGCTAATTTATAAACGGGAATTTTTACACCATTTTCTTCTGCATCGAAGAAAAATTCACCTTTTCCATTATTGCTTTCATCCCACACCAAACCGAATTTGGTTAATAACTGAATCTTTGAACGGTCTTTTCCTTTAATAGCTTCTCCGATCATTTCCTCGCTTAATCCAAAACCGTAGAAAGGAGCGGTATCAATAGAAGTTACACCATGATCCAAAGAGGCATGAATAGAATCTATAGAGTCTTTTTTCTCATTTCCACCCCACATATTTCCACCGATTGCGAATGCTCCATGTGTGATGACGGATAATTCGAGATCTGTGTTTCCTAATTTTCTATATTCCATTTTTTTGTCTTACTTTTTTTATTTTAATTAAAATTTTCAACCATAAAAGGCACAAAGTTTTTAATACTTAAGATATTTTGAGTAATAATTTTCCATTTAGTTTGTCATTCCGGAGGAATCTAAACTCTCAGATAAAGAGATTAATTACTCCGTCTAGATTCCTCCGGAATGACAAAAAAGCTTCTTATTTTGTGACTTTTTTGGTTAAATATTTACCAATTATTTATTTAATTCCTTTAAAATAGCCTCACCCACACTTTTTGCAGATTGAGGGTTTTGCCCTGTGATTACTCTTTGATCGGTCACCACATGATTCTGCCAAAGTCCTGATTTTTCAAATTTCGCGCCTCTTTCTTTTAATTTATCTTCCAAAAGAAAAGGAACAACGTTGGTTAATTTCACTTCAGCTTCTTCTTCATTGGTAAAGGCATTGATTTTTTTGCCATCAACTAAATATTTACCATCGTTCAATTTAATATTAACCAAACCTGACGGACCGTGACAAACTGCGGCTACAATTCCTCCGTTTTGATAAATTTTTGAAGCGATATTGGCTAATTCTATATTGTCTGCAAAATCCCACATCGCGCCATGACCTCCAGCATAAAAGATGGTTGAATAATCAGCAGGATTTACCTGTGAGGGAGTTAAAGAATTGTCAATTTTACTTTTGTCTTTGCTTTCCCAAAACTCTTTATTTACGGGATCTTTTAAATCAAAGCCGTCAACGGGAGGAGTTCCACCTTTTGGACTTACGAAATCGATTTCGTAACCTGCTTTGTGTAAAACTTCCCAAGGATGCGAAACTTCACCAAGATAATATCCTGTATTTTCTCCTGTATCACCTTTTTTGTCATGACTGGTAACGACAAATAAAATTTTCTTTTTCATATTTTTTGATTTTTTGGTTTGAGCTTGAATGAATCCTATCGTAAATAAAGCAAGAATTAATAATGCTAATTTTTTCATATTTAAATAATATTTGTTAGATAAATTTGTGGTTTTTCCTGTAATTTTTCATCAATCAAAGCCCCGAAAGCCTGAATATAAGGTTGCTGATTATGCTGAGTTAAACCTTCCTGATTTTTCCAGATTTCATAGAAAACAAATTGGTTTTTATCTTCAATTCCTTGATGAAGCGTGTACAATTCGTTGGCTTCTTCTTTTCTGGTTTCTGTCACCATATTTTGAAGGACTTCTAAGACTTCTGCTCTGTGTTCTTCTTTTGCTTTAATTACTGCGGTAAGATAAATTTTCATTAGGCTAATTGTGGTTTTAATTCTTTTTCAAAAATGTTGGTAAGATGTTCTTTGTAGATTTTCATATCACGCTCGATGTTTGCGTTTTTTTCTACATCGTGGAAGTGAAAACTTTCCATTTTTTCGAGAGAAACAAAGGCGTTCATTCTATGAAATCCAAATAATGGTCCATTATCTACACTTGTTTCATTGAAAAATTCTCCCGGAAGCGTAAAAGCAGTTTCCGGCGCATTCCAACTTGTGGTTACCATGTATTTTCTTCCGCCAAGCATGCCTCCGGTTCCGTAGTTGATCTGTGGGTTATCTGCAGTTCTTCCGTCACTCATATAAATTCCTTTGGCGTGACCTGCTGTGAAAACTTCGTCGATATATTTTTTCAAACCATTTGGTAATTGGAACCACCAGATCGGAGTGTGATAAATGATAACATCTGCCCAAACGAATTTTTGAACTTCTTCATTTTTATCATAACCTTCGTCAACTGTTGTGATCTTTACTTCTACATTTTCAAATTTTTGTAGAACTTCCAACGTGCTGTCTGCAATTGTTTTATTATATTTTCCTCCTGAATGTCCGAAGTTTTGTCCACCATTGATGATTAATACTTTTTTCATTGTTGTATGATTGTTTAAATTTTACTCTGCAAAGTTAGGTTGGGATTTTGTATAATAAAAATAGTATAAATTATAGTAAAGTATCAGAATTATGATGGTTGTTTGAATTGTGAATTATAAGCCTGAGAATTGACTATTCACTTGCGAAGCAAAATTCACAATTCACGTTTTATGTTTAAATATCATACTGATCTTGAATATATTTCTAACATTTCTCCTTTAACTTTGTTTGAATAATTTGAATAAAATAGAAAGCAGATAGCAATTTTTAGCGATGTACACGGAAATCTTCCTGCATTGGAAGTGGTATTAAATGATATTGAAGAAAGAGGAATTCATCAAAAATTTTGCTTAGGAGATTTGGTTGATTTTGCACCTTGGGGAAATGAAGTGATCGAAAAGATCAAGAGTTTGAATATTCCTTGTTTAATGGGAAATCATGATGAAAGAATTGCTTTTGATATCCCGGTAATTCCTTTGAGTAAGCATTCTGAGGAGGAAACCACTGCAAGGTTTTTGGCTATTGATCATTCAAAAAAATACATTACAAAAGCGAATAAAAAGTATTTGTCTGAATTGCCTTTTCATTTAAAATTAAACTATAAAGTCGGGAAAAAACATTGGAATATTCAGTTAGTCCATTCAAGTTTAGAAAGTAATTATACCTATTTTTATGAATCTGAAAATGACGATATTTTTATTGATATGCTAAATGATTCTCAGTCTGACGTTGTCATTATGGGACATACCCATTTATCTTTTAAAAAATATTTTGATGGTAAATGGGCGATTAATGCTGGCTCTGTCGGACGTTCAAGAGAAGAAAACCGTTTTGCTTCTTATGTCATTTTGAATTTAGATGAAGATAAAATTACTCCTGAAATTATTCAGCTAGAATATCTGCTTGAAGAAGTTGCTCAAAAAATCGAAGAGAGTGAAATTCCGAATTACTATGCTTCATTTTTAAGAAACGAAAAGCTATCAGTATTCTGATTATTTTGTAGCTTTGTATCATGAAAGTAATAATTGAATCGTGAATTATCAATTCGCTTTGCTTGTCAATTTTATAGTAGAAGAATTTCACAATTCACTGCGAAGCAAATTGACTATTTCGCTAAATAAATACAATTATGGTTAATTTAGAATGGTACAGAACATTTAAAGCAATCTACAAAACCGGAACATTAACCGGAGCAGCAGAAGCTTTATTCATATCACAGCCGGGTGTGAGTTTACATTTAAGCTCTTTGGAAGCGTATGTTGGATATAAATTATTCGACAGAACAGGACGGAAAATGCATCCCACGGAAAGGGGGAAAGTATTATTCAATGCAGTTTCCGATCCATTAACAAAACTTGAGGATGTTGAAAAAAACTTCCAGAAATCTACCGAAAAAACAACCCCGACAATAAGTGTGGGAATGTGTTTTGAAACTTTTCAGACCACTTTGGAGCAGTATGTTTCTTCTTTGCCTTTTAATTTAATTATCAGCTTTGGAGAATATCCTGAAATGCTGGATCAGTTGGATAAAGGGATTTTGGACCTGATTATTACACCGAAAAAAGGAATTTCTCCTAATATTCAGCATGAAGCTTTTTCATCTGAACAGATTATTTTGGTTGGAGGAAAAGATGTTGATACAGAAGGTTTCAAAAAAATATTGAAAACAAAGGATAAAGAGCAGATTGAAAGTTGGTTAAAAGAAGAAAAATGGTATGGAACAACAGGAGATATGGAACATCTTTTCCAGTTCTGGACTTTGAATTTTGGGCATAAACCGGATTTCCGACCAAATTATATTGTTCCTAACTTAAATTCAATCATTCGTTGTTTGAAAGGTGGAAAAGGATTGGCTGTAATTCCTAACTTTTTATGCAAAGACGAGATTCAAAGCGGGGAAGTGAAATTAATTTGGGAAGGCGAGAAAAAGCTGGAAAATACGCTCTATTTCGGATGTAGAAAAAAGACGAGCTATCACTCAGAAATTGAGCATATCAAAGGATTATTTCGTCAGGTGATGGATAAGATTTAATTATGAATTATGAATTATGAATTAGCTCATTTAAACACAAATACCACAAACTATTTTCACAAATAAAACACAAACATCTGTGGCAATTTATGGGAAATAAAAACTTAGACCGTAATAAAAGACAAGTCAAAATTTCTAATTTTCAATAAAATTGGTAAGCAGAGTTTCAATTTTTTATCGGAAATTTGTTTGAATTTAGTAAAAAAATAAAATATTATGAAAAAGAAAACATATACAGGGCAGCCTGTAATTACATTAAATAACGGAGTTGACATTCCGGCTTTAGGTTTTGGTGTCTGGCAGATTGATGACCAGAAAGTGTGTGAAGATACAGTGATTAAGGCTATCCAAACGGGATACAGAATGATTGACACGGCTTCTATTTATCAAAACGAGATCGGAGTTGGAAATGCTATCAAAAACAGCGGAGTAAACAGAGATGAATTGTTTATCACATCAAAACTTTGGGTTCAGGATACTACGTATGACAAAGCAAAAAGTGCTTTTCAGAGAACATTAGACAGATTACAGCTGGATTATTTGGATATGTACCTTATTCACTGGCCTTACTCAGATTTTACGGGAGCTTGGAAAGCTTTGGAAGAATTGTATCAGGAAGGAAAAATAAAAGCAATTGGTGTTTGTAATTTTACGGTTGAAAAGCTGGAAGAATTAAAAGCGAATTCAAACATTCTTCCTGTGGTTAATCAGATAGAATTACACCCGATTTTCCAACAAAAAGAATTGCAGGTTTATAACAGAGAAAATAATATTGTTACTCAACCTTGGAGCCCTCTTGGAAACGGAAATGCTGAACTTTTAAATAACGAATCTTTAAAAGCTATCGCTGAAAAATATAATAAAACGGTTGCTCAGGTTATTTTAAGATGGCATTTACAGGAAGGATTCTGCGCGATTCCAAAGTCTGTGACGCCGTCAAGAATTGAAGAAAATTTCAATGTTTTTGATTTTGAATTAACGGAAGATGAAATGAATACTGTTCGTTCTCTAGATACCAATAAAAGAATATTCTTTGATCCAAAAGATCCGGAATGGGAAGAAAAGATGTTGAATTCTGTTGCAGATATTTAATGATTTTAAAATATTTTTTTCCCAGATTTATTAATTCAAGAGGAGAATTAACTTGGAAAGGAAATAGATAAAATGATATTACGTTAATAAAATTCAGTATTTAAGCAGAAAGTATTTAATTAAAATTAATTTATTTTTGTGACTTTAAAATTAATTATGAAAAAATTCTTTTTTCCATTTATCTTATTTTCGATTGTTTCCTGTAGTAGCGATGACGAGGTTCAGAATTCCGGCAATAAAGCTTCAATTATCGGAGAATGGTACATTGAAAAATCTGAGATATATCGATCGTCAAATCAACAGATTCAGATATCTTTCTCAACCGATTGCCAAAAAATGAGCACACATGAATTTACTTCTTCACACGTTTTCTCGATTTCTTATGCCCAAAATAATAATACATGCGAAAAAACAGATTCTGTAGCAAGGAAATACACATTCGATAAAGGAAATGGTAAATTCTGGTTTGAAGGTGAGGAAAATTATCCTTATTTCGTGACTCAGCTTACTTTAACCAATATGGTTATGGAAGACCGGACCCAGGATTTTGACGGAGACGGTACTAAGGATATATTAAAACGTTTTTATAAAAAAATCAATTAAAATAAAAAACTCCTTTCAAATCGAAAGGAGTTTTGCTTTATGTAAGAATTTATTTAGTCAGATCCAGTCCTCCAAAATTACCCGAACTCATCATCAGGAAAACACCGTTAGTTTTATCCAAGGTTTCCCAGTATGCGTGAAGTTCTTCGGCATTGGTAAATACTTTTAGATTTTCATTTTTAAATTTTTCTTTGATCAGATCTGGTGAAATCGGATCCATTCTTTTGATTTTTAAAGCATCTTCGGAATAGAAAACAATTGCTTCCTCCAATCCGTCCATGGCGTGATCATATTGCTCTAGAAATACAGGATTTAAGCTTGAATAGGTATGAAGTTCAAGAAAACCGTATTTTTTCTCTTTTTTAAATTGCTCACAGAAAGCTTTTACAGCAGCTTTTACCTTGCTTGGCGCGTGTGCAAAGTCTTTGTAAAGAGTTCCTTTGTCTTCTCTTTCCACTTTTTCAAGGCGTTTTGAAGCTCCTTTGAAACTCATAATCGCATCATAGAAATCCTCATCCATAATTCCCAAAGTATGGCAGATATGTCTTGCTCCTTCAAGGTTTAATAGATTGTGCGCTCCAAAAACAGAAAGCGGAATATCTCCCATTTCGGTTTTTAAATACACTTTTCCGTTGTTGATCTCGTATTCCGGCGTTTTGTAAGGTATTTTTCTGAAATAATTTTCAGCGGCTTCTACTACTTTTACTACTTCGGCATCTTCTTCATTATACACTAAAACTCCACCCGGAGTAATGCTTGCAACAAATCTCCTGAACTGCTCAATATAATCATCAAACGTTTTGAAAACATTGATGTGATCCCAAGCGATTCCGCTCATTAAAGCGATATTGGGCTGATACAGTAAAAATTTTGAACGTAAATCGATAGGAGAGGAAAGGTATTCATCACCTTCCAATACCATAAAATCGTTATCCTTAGTCAGTTTTACCATACAGTCGAAACCTTCCAATTGCGCTCCCACCATATAATCAACATCTTTCTGATGAAAATTTAAAACATGCAGAATCATTGAAGTGATTGTCGTTTTCCCGTGAGAACCTGCAATAACAACGCGGGTTTTGGTTTTAGACTGTTCGTAAAGAAATTCCGGATACGAGTATATTTTTAAACCCAGTTCTTTCGCTTTTGCTAATTCGGGATTGTCCTGATGAGCGTGCATTCCAAGAATTACGGCATCAATATCAGACGTTATTTTTTCCGGAAACCATCCCAATTCCTGAGGAAGAATTCCTTTCTTCTCAAGTCTTGATCTTGAAGGTTCAAAAATAGCATCATCTGAACCTGTTACCTGATATCCTTTGTCTTTTAACGCAATAGCAAGATTATGCATGGCACTTCCGCCAATAGCAATGAAATGGGTATTCAATTTATTTACTGTTTTTTAACGTTGTTATTAATAATCTCCTGGAAAGCATTTAAAATGTTATCCCAGTTGGTTTTATAATTTGGCATTACCAGACTTGCGTCTGTTTTATTACCTTCATTAGGACCTTTTTTAACATTAATAGAAGTCGTTACATTGTCGTATAATTTTTTACGATCTTCCTGTATTTTTCTAAAATTGTTTTGAGAAAGAATGTTATCTAACTTTTTTAGATCCTCATTGCTGATTTTAAAATCTTTTTTAATTTTTTTTCCCTGTCCCTCAAAAGAGTAATGCACATTATTGGCCTTGATAAGTAAATTCTCATAGATAGGAGAAGATCCCCCGTTTTTAGAATAACTTATGTCAAAATCTGAATATACTTTTTGGCTGTTACATGAAACTAATACTATGATTGCGAATAAGATCCCTATTATTCTTTTCATATTTAATCTACTTTAATTATCTGAATCCTTTTGTTCTAATTTTTTAGCTTTAAGTTCTTCATCATAATTGTGTAGTACATTGAAATCTTCGGTCTGCTCAATGGCAGTCATTATTTTCAACAAAATTTCTGGTGCTTTTTCGTTGTCATAATCGATGTCTAGAGGTGCTTTAAATTCCATCGTAGGTTTTACGCCTGTTACCTTTACGCGGAGACCTTTTTTATCAAACGCTCTTCTGAATCCGTTAATTTTGATCGGGATTACAATCGGGCGCTGATTTTTAACCAGTTTTGCCGTACCTCTTCTTCCTTGTGCAAAAGCCGATGTAGTACCTTGAGGGAAAGTAGCTACCCAGCCGTTGTCTAAGGCTTTCATAATATTATCAACCTCTGTAAGATCTACCATTCTGTTGACGTTCTGGCCTTCAGCTCTCCATGTTCTTTTTACGGTTACAGCGCCTGCAATTTTAAAAATTTTTGGAAGAATACCTTTATTCATGGTTTCTTCAGCTGCAACGTAGTAAAAGTCGATCTTTGGATTAAGCAGATAAATCGGGTTTTTTATAGTGTCTAAATATCCGTTGTTTACAGCACAGAAAGCGTGATACATTGCTGCCACGTCTGCGAAATAAGTCTGGTGGTTACACACAAAAAGCACATTAGAATCCGGAAGATCCACAAGGTGTTCTGTACCGGTTATTTTCAATTTATTAAAGCCATTGAATCTTCTGTAAGAAACAATTCCTAAAATAAAAATGATAAACCTTTTTAAAAAATAAGGTGTTCCGAATGCATCGGTGAAAATATTTTTCTTCGCCATTTTTTAATTAAACACGGTTGTGCAAAGTTACATTTTTTTCAACAACTGGCTGAATTCACTTAATATCATCGCTGTGGCTCCCCAGATGATGTATCCGTTGAAATTGATGACCGGAACTTCATGTCCTCCTGCGCTTGGCAAAGCCATTATTTCAGGCTTATCGGGAAGATTTAGGAAGGAAGTGATGGGAAATTCAATGGTTTCTACCACCTCAGTATGTTGTAAAATGAAAGTAGGGTCTTTTTTGGTATAAGAAATATACGGATAAACGTAGAAATTACTTGGCGGAATGTAGATCGGAGACATTTCTCGTATGATTCTTACATAATGCTTTTCAATGCCTATTTCTTCCGAAGTCTCGCGAACGGCTGTTTCTGCAAAATCTTTATCCATTTCCTCGCGTTTTCCGCCAGGTAAGGATATTTGTCCGCTATGTCTGTCTCTTTCGTTCTCGGTTCTTAATATTAATGGAAAATACCACTCATCATCTTTAATGTACAAAATAATATTTACGGCAGCGAATTTTGGATTCTTGGCTAATACCTCATCATATGTAAAAACGGGACGTGAAGGAGGTGAAAAAACACCATGAGCATGTTCTCCGGGTAGTTCAACACTTTTTATTTTTCGTAATAAATCTTTTCCAAAATTTTCCATAGCTCAAATTTAGCAATATATACTGAAGAAAAGAAGAGACAAAAATGTTAATTAATGATAAAAGGATAGAAAAATAAGTAATGAATAATTGGTAATCAATAATAGATTTACATAAAACAATCCCCGTATTTATACGTAATTACTTACCGTGATGATCAATAAACCGTAAACGGTTACAAACAGTACTGTAATTAATGATTTTTAAAATTTGCCCTTTTGTAGTGGTTCGCCAGATTGCTTTAGCATCTACCTTTGTCTCACTATTAACCAATTAATTTTTATTAAAATGAAAAACTTTATAACAGGTGTGTTTACACTAATGGCCATGGGTTTTGCTTTTGCACAGGCAAATATTGATGTAACAACTCAAACTGGTAACTGGAACGTTGCTACCGTAGACCAAACAGGTTTAGTAAATATGAATACTCTAAATCAGGATGGAAATCGTAATACTGCCGATATAGATCAGGTTGGAGCTTTCAATACCAACACAGCAGAAAGTATCGGAAACAGAAACTCAATAGACGTAGATCAATTGGGAATTGGGAACTCAAATGAAGTGAGCCAAACAGGAAACAGAAACTCTGCTACAACATGGCAGGTAGGGTTGATGAACATTACAGAACAAACTCAGGTAGGAAGAAGAAATGAAGCTTCTTCAATTCAATTGGGTAGTGATAACTTTGCTTTCCAACTTCAGAATGGCAGAAGAAACGAAGCTTCTTCTATTCAGCTTGGGGATGATAACACGACTCTTCAGGTACAGCTAGGCAGAAGAAACGAAGCTACAGGAGTACAGGTTGGTGACGGAAATATTCTTATACAATACCAAGATGGAAACGATAATGTTGCAATGCATGGTCAAGTAGGTGATGATAACGTTGCAGTTGCTGTTCAAGAGGGTAATGGTAACACTGCAATGGGATTACAGTGGGGTTCAGACAACCAATTGTACCAACAACAGGATGGAGATGACAACACAGCTATCGATCTTCAAATGGGAGATAACAACTACGCTGCAATCACTCAAAGTGGTGATTCTAACATCCATTTAGGAGCTCAGGTAGGAAACAATAATACAATCATGGTTAATCAATCAAATTAGGAAAAGTACATTACAGATCAACACGGAGAGGCTGAGGCCTCTCTTTTTTTGTTTAAAAGTTTCAATAATTTTAAAACGTAACCATAAACCGTGATTTTTCAACTGTAACGGGTAAGTGTGTTTTATAGAGCGCTGTAATCCAGTAACTTTAATAAAAATTAATACCATGTTTAAATTGTCGTGGAGTGTCTTCACACTTCTCATTTTCTTGTCTGTGAAATCACAGCAGATCGATTGGGATCGCATCAACAGCAATACTGTTCTTAATGTTATTACCGGACAGAATCCTGATCAGGCGATGTCTTATTCCAATATGATTCAGATGGGTGATGCCAATAATGCTGAACTTTCTCTTAATGCTAAAACAAATATTTCGGTAAAACAATTGGGAGATTACAACAGCCTTTACTTTAATAATTCATTTACTGATACTGCAACCAAGACAGCTATTACAACGCAGGGAAACAACAATATTATTGATGTTACCGGAAGTAACAGTATTTCGGATGACCTTCAAATACAGGTGAAAGGAGACAATAAAACGATTTTCATGAGAAACTATTAAAACCCAAATGATGAAAAATTTTTATTCTTTGATTTTGTGTTCTTTTATTTTCCTGTCTGTTTTGATTAGCGGACAGGAAGATAAAAAAATCAATGCAAAAATTGAAAGTAAAATAATGGAGGGGCAAATCAATCTGAAAGCTGTGGTCACCAATAATACCACCATCTATAAAGAACTAAATTATCTCTTGGTTTCTATTAAAAAAGGGAACGGCGGAAATCTTTCAAACAATCAGCAAAGCGGAAAATTTTCTATTAATCCGAATGAAACAAAAGTATTATCTGAGATTAATGTTAATCTTGAAAAAAAAGATGCTTTAAAAGTTTTTCTTTATGTAAAAGATGAAGAAACTCAAAAATTAATAGCCAAAGACAGCCTTGAACTTAATAATGATTCATTTAAAAAGAAAGTGAGTAAAGTAGAAGAAGATGTTGTTTTTGAATTAAAAGGGTTAACGATCGATGAAACCAAAAGCAAAGTAGGAAAAGATTTTTATGATTTTTTTTACCTTCAATACAGCCAGCTTCCTGATAAAAGCAATTCAGCCATTACAATCTCAGAACTTCCCGGCCGTGGAACCAACGGACAAATTAATATCGAAATCGATGATAAAGTAGTTTACAGTTTTATGACCAATCCAAGCGAAGATTATCTTAAAGAACAATTAACGAATAGTTTAAAATACATCAAAGAATTTAATGCAAAGAAAAACCTTATAAAAAATGAATTTATATACTAAAAACGTCCGCCATGAAAACTTTAATATTTATTTTGACTTTTTTTGCAGGGATCTTCCTCGGTAAA encodes:
- a CDS encoding lysophospholipid acyltransferase family protein translates to MAKKNIFTDAFGTPYFLKRFIIFILGIVSYRRFNGFNKLKITGTEHLVDLPDSNVLFVCNHQTYFADVAAMYHAFCAVNNGYLDTIKNPIYLLNPKIDFYYVAAEETMNKGILPKIFKIAGAVTVKRTWRAEGQNVNRMVDLTEVDNIMKALDNGWVATFPQGTTSAFAQGRRGTAKLVKNQRPIVIPIKINGFRRAFDKKGLRVKVTGVKPTMEFKAPLDIDYDNEKAPEILLKIMTAIEQTEDFNVLHNYDEELKAKKLEQKDSDN
- a CDS encoding NUDIX hydrolase; translation: MENFGKDLLRKIKSVELPGEHAHGVFSPPSRPVFTYDEVLAKNPKFAAVNIILYIKDDEWYFPLILRTENERDRHSGQISLPGGKREEMDKDFAETAVRETSEEIGIEKHYVRIIREMSPIYIPPSNFYVYPYISYTKKDPTFILQHTEVVETIEFPITSFLNLPDKPEIMALPSAGGHEVPVINFNGYIIWGATAMILSEFSQLLKKM
- a CDS encoding curli production assembly/transport protein CsgE; translated protein: MMKNFYSLILCSFIFLSVLISGQEDKKINAKIESKIMEGQINLKAVVTNNTTIYKELNYLLVSIKKGNGGNLSNNQQSGKFSINPNETKVLSEINVNLEKKDALKVFLYVKDEETQKLIAKDSLELNNDSFKKKVSKVEEDVVFELKGLTIDETKSKVGKDFYDFFYLQYSQLPDKSNSAITISELPGRGTNGQINIEIDDKVVYSFMTNPSEDYLKEQLTNSLKYIKEFNAKKNLIKNEFIY